Proteins encoded within one genomic window of Hahella chejuensis KCTC 2396:
- the alc gene encoding allantoicase, with the protein MSHAIDFELPYPGALNLAAERLGTQVLSCSDDFFASKDNLIKSGRGIFIADKYTDNGKWMDGWESRRRRDGGYDWCTVRLGAPGRIDFIDADTNHFRGNAPASVSLDACYCLGEPDAGTQWTEILPKTSVNAHSQNLIKVDSADNWTHVRLNIYPDGGVARLRVYGSPQVDWSRTLPGELVDLAAIANGGRALLCSDMFFSDMQNLLMPGRGVNMGDGWETKRRRGPGYDWLIMRLAAPGALQKIIVDTCHFKGNYPDRFSLEGAVAADPNCTDADSLKALEWRTVIAETKLHAHREHLFMDEIQDKATAFTHLRLNIYPDGGVSRLRVLGYPK; encoded by the coding sequence ATGAGTCACGCCATCGATTTTGAACTGCCCTATCCTGGCGCCCTTAACCTGGCGGCCGAACGCCTGGGAACCCAGGTGTTGTCCTGCAGCGACGACTTCTTCGCCTCCAAGGACAACCTGATCAAGTCCGGACGCGGCATTTTCATCGCCGATAAATACACGGATAACGGCAAATGGATGGATGGCTGGGAATCACGGCGTCGCCGCGATGGCGGTTACGACTGGTGCACAGTGCGTCTCGGCGCGCCCGGTCGCATCGATTTTATCGACGCCGACACCAATCACTTCCGCGGCAACGCCCCAGCGTCGGTGTCTCTGGACGCCTGCTACTGTCTGGGCGAGCCGGACGCCGGCACACAGTGGACAGAGATCCTGCCAAAAACCAGCGTCAACGCTCACAGCCAGAACCTGATCAAAGTGGACAGCGCCGATAACTGGACTCACGTACGCTTGAACATTTATCCCGACGGTGGCGTGGCGCGGCTGCGGGTATACGGTTCTCCCCAGGTGGACTGGTCGCGCACCCTGCCCGGCGAGCTGGTGGATCTGGCCGCTATCGCCAACGGTGGACGCGCCCTGCTATGCAGCGACATGTTCTTCAGCGACATGCAGAACCTGCTGATGCCCGGACGCGGCGTCAATATGGGCGACGGCTGGGAAACCAAACGACGTCGCGGCCCAGGCTACGACTGGCTGATCATGCGTCTGGCCGCTCCGGGAGCCTTGCAGAAAATCATCGTCGACACCTGCCACTTCAAAGGTAACTACCCTGACCGCTTTTCTCTGGAAGGCGCGGTGGCGGCGGACCCGAACTGCACGGACGCAGACAGCCTGAAAGCCCTGGAGTGGCGAACCGTCATTGCTGAAACCAAGCTGCATGCGCATCGCGAGCATCTGTTCATGGATGAAATCCAGGACAAAGCCACCGCGTTCACCCATCTGCGCTTGAATATTTATCCTGACGGCGGCGTCAGCCGTCTGCGCGTGCTGGGGTATCCCAAATGA
- the allB gene encoding allantoinase AllB produces MSGVAIRSRRVITDQGMQPATVLMAGGKIVEVQPYDMSIDADYKLVDVGNDVVMPGLVDTHVHINEPGRTEWEGFNTATQAAAAGGITTLVDMPLNCIPVTTTANAFRTKLDAVSDKLWVDCGFWGGVVPENIDELPALLDAGVLGVKSFLIDSGIDEFPPVTESDVKRAMPILARYGVPYLIHAELDKEHSPPPAIGNSYQSFLASRPKAWENDAIDLMIGAARDFKAQGVDCKVHIVHLSSAEALAAIGAAKESGLTFTVETCPHYLTLFAEAIPDGKTLFKCCPPIRENDNRERLWQALEQRLIDFVVSDHSPCTPQLKEIDSGDIEKAWGGISALQFSLPLVWHEAHQRGLSLPFISRLMSWETARFAGLSHRKGRLAPGYDADVLVFDDHQAVTISKDMIKHRHKITPYEGMQATGAIRQTWLRGQCIYKDDQFIGAAKGQPLLRESKAG; encoded by the coding sequence ATGAGTGGCGTCGCCATTCGCAGCCGCCGAGTGATCACCGATCAGGGCATGCAGCCTGCAACGGTGCTGATGGCCGGCGGCAAAATCGTGGAAGTGCAGCCTTATGATATGTCGATAGACGCCGACTACAAGCTGGTGGATGTCGGCAATGACGTGGTGATGCCCGGTCTGGTGGACACTCACGTACACATTAACGAGCCAGGCCGCACCGAATGGGAAGGCTTCAATACCGCCACCCAGGCCGCCGCCGCAGGCGGCATCACCACCCTGGTGGACATGCCGCTGAACTGCATCCCGGTCACCACCACCGCCAACGCCTTTCGCACCAAGCTGGATGCAGTGTCCGACAAACTCTGGGTCGACTGCGGCTTTTGGGGCGGCGTCGTACCGGAAAATATCGATGAGCTGCCTGCACTGCTGGACGCAGGCGTGCTGGGCGTCAAGTCGTTTCTGATCGACTCTGGAATCGATGAGTTTCCGCCAGTGACGGAGAGCGACGTCAAGCGGGCCATGCCGATATTGGCGCGCTATGGCGTTCCCTATCTGATTCACGCAGAGCTGGACAAAGAGCACAGCCCTCCGCCCGCTATCGGCAATAGTTATCAGAGTTTCCTCGCTTCGCGCCCCAAAGCCTGGGAAAACGACGCCATTGATCTGATGATCGGCGCCGCCCGCGATTTTAAGGCGCAAGGCGTGGACTGCAAAGTACATATCGTACACCTGTCGTCCGCGGAGGCTTTGGCCGCCATCGGGGCCGCCAAGGAGTCCGGACTGACTTTCACTGTGGAGACCTGCCCGCACTACCTGACCCTGTTCGCCGAAGCCATCCCGGATGGCAAAACACTGTTCAAGTGCTGCCCGCCCATTCGTGAAAACGACAACCGTGAGCGCCTGTGGCAAGCCTTGGAGCAACGTCTGATCGACTTCGTGGTGTCTGATCATTCTCCCTGTACGCCGCAACTGAAAGAAATCGACAGCGGCGACATTGAAAAAGCCTGGGGCGGCATCTCCGCCTTGCAGTTCAGCCTGCCCCTGGTATGGCATGAAGCCCACCAGCGGGGCCTGTCGCTGCCCTTTATTTCCCGCCTGATGAGCTGGGAAACCGCGCGCTTCGCCGGCTTATCCCATCGCAAGGGCCGCCTGGCGCCGGGTTATGACGCCGACGTGCTGGTATTTGACGACCATCAGGCGGTCACCATCAGTAAGGACATGATCAAGCATCGCCACAAAATTACGCCTTATGAAGGCATGCAGGCCACCGGCGCCATTCGCCAGACCTGGCTACGCGGACAATGCATTTACAAGGACGACCAGTTTATCGGCGCCGCCAAAGGCCAGCCGCTGCTGAGAGAAAGCAAAGCAGGCTAA